The window TCCCCAGTTCACAGGCCTGTTGGATCGTCGTGAAGTCCAGGAAGAAACCTGGACTGCCGCCAATGTCGTCGCGGATGCCACCGAACTCGCAGACATAGCTGTCGGATGTGACGCTGACGCCGTTGACCGCGCGGATTTCACCCGAAACCTCGACGCCATGCAGCACGAAGGGCGCGGGCTCATGGGCAAGCGCGTCCCGGAAGAGATTGCGGAAGAACGCCTGGACCTCCGCCGTGCCGAAGACGTTCGGAATGCCCTTGCTGGCAAAACGAGCGGCCTTCATGGCGAAGAAGGCATCGATCAGGCGATCCACCTCCGCGGTCGTTTTCGCCTCGACGAGCGTGTAGCCGCCTTCATCCTCGAACTTGTTCTTCTGCAGCCGCAGCTTCTTGCGCTTGCGCTTGCCGTTGCGGCGCTCGAGCATGGCATCGAGGCCGCCGGCGAGATCGACCGCCAGCGAAACGTTCGGGCTGCCAAGCGTCGCGAGGTTCGTCAGCGGATTGAGGGTTCCATCCTGCGACGGGTTCTGGCGTTCCAGGACCAGGGCGTCGATGTCGGGCCTGGCGTCGTGGATCGCCTTGGTCAGAATGCGTGCCTGCGCCTCCGTGATCGGTTCGCGGCCACGCTGTGCCGGCACGACATTGCCATTGGCGTGGCTGCCGCCGACGAAGCGCGCCAGCCGGAACGGGCCTTGCTGCACCACTTCGAGCGCGATCGCGCAGACCGGGCGTTCGCTGTCGTGAAGCGTGGCAATGACGGCATCCGCGCCCGTGGCCTGCACCCAGGCGCGAATCCACACCGGGTGCTGCGCAGGTCCATGCACCGCGTCGCGGCACAGGCTCTCATAGCTTGCGAATGCCGCCTCGTCAGCGGGGGTGACCGTGACCGAGATACGATCGGCGCCGCTTCTCGAAAGCGTGGGCTCCGGCATGACCGTGCTCGCACTGATTTTTGCGGCGTCAACCATAACGCAATCCTTCCCCCGTAGATTCTGCATATGATCGATCCGCAGATGCGTCTCGGTCAGCGCGGGGAGCCTAGCTGGAATTGGTGAATCAATGATCGACGCACGTGAAATTGCCCGCAAATCCATTCTAGGGGCCGCGCACTACTCGGGAATCTCCTCGATCGCGGCGCCGTTTCTCGCCGGCGCGGGCGCGATTCTGATGCTGCACCGCGTCACTGAAACGCCTCGATCGCCGCTCGGCCTGAACAGCCATCTGGCGATCTCTCCTCATTTTCTCGATGGCCTCCTGTCGGATTTGAAGCGGTCGGGCGCGTCGGTCGTTTCGCTCGACGAGCTTCTGGACGAATTGGGCAGCGGACGGGGCCGTCGTCTCGTCGCGATCACCGCCGACGACGCCTATCTCGACAATCTGCGCGAGGCACTGCCGGTTCTTGAAACGCACAATGCACCCTTCACGGTCTATGTCGCGCCGGGCCTCACCAGCGGAAAGGTCCTGCCATGGTGGGAGGTCGTGGAAGAACTGGCGGCCCAGCGCGATCGGCTTGAGTTCTCTGTCTCCGGCGAAAGACAGACGCTCGACTGCTCGACGCCGCGTCTGAAGCGTGACGCGGCGCGCCGGCTGATGGAACACATTGCAGGTGAAATCCCCGAGGCCGAGCAGCAGCAATTCCTGCGTGATCTCGGAGCCGAGGATCTTGGAGGCACGCCGCGCCGCTTCATGGATTGGGATGAGATCCGCCGGCTGTCGGCGCATCCGCTCGCCACGATTGGGGCACACACCGTTCATCACTACAATCTGATGCGGTTGCCGGAAGAAATGGCGATGCTGGAGATGATCCGCTCGGCGGCCATCATCGCAGACGAGACCGGAACGCGTCCGCGCCACTTTGCCTTTCCATATGGATACGAGGCTGCCGTCGGTGAGCGTGAGGTCCGGCTGGCCCGCCAGGCGGGCTTTGCCTCGGCAGTCACGACGCGCCACGGCGTGCTCCAGGCCGGCCACGCCGAACAACCGCATGCCCTGCCGCGCATTTCCGTCAACGGCC is drawn from Mesorhizobium sp. CAU 1732 and contains these coding sequences:
- a CDS encoding polysaccharide deacetylase family protein, which translates into the protein MIDAREIARKSILGAAHYSGISSIAAPFLAGAGAILMLHRVTETPRSPLGLNSHLAISPHFLDGLLSDLKRSGASVVSLDELLDELGSGRGRRLVAITADDAYLDNLREALPVLETHNAPFTVYVAPGLTSGKVLPWWEVVEELAAQRDRLEFSVSGERQTLDCSTPRLKRDAARRLMEHIAGEIPEAEQQQFLRDLGAEDLGGTPRRFMDWDEIRRLSAHPLATIGAHTVHHYNLMRLPEEMAMLEMIRSAAIIADETGTRPRHFAFPYGYEAAVGEREVRLARQAGFASAVTTRHGVLQAGHAEQPHALPRISVNGRFQRVGYVRTLLSGITTPLSNGGKRFVTI
- a CDS encoding GNAT family N-acetyltransferase translates to MVDAAKISASTVMPEPTLSRSGADRISVTVTPADEAAFASYESLCRDAVHGPAQHPVWIRAWVQATGADAVIATLHDSERPVCAIALEVVQQGPFRLARFVGGSHANGNVVPAQRGREPITEAQARILTKAIHDARPDIDALVLERQNPSQDGTLNPLTNLATLGSPNVSLAVDLAGGLDAMLERRNGKRKRKKLRLQKNKFEDEGGYTLVEAKTTAEVDRLIDAFFAMKAARFASKGIPNVFGTAEVQAFFRNLFRDALAHEPAPFVLHGVEVSGEIRAVNGVSVTSDSYVCEFGGIRDDIGGSPGFFLDFTTIQQACELGMLRYDFSVGDEDYKRSWCDLETWQFDTVLPLSAKGRVLCSYRLARSHAVRAVKSNEALWAFVKLLRMKVAGSGGAPSKPSGSD